A region of the Chelmon rostratus isolate fCheRos1 chromosome 1, fCheRos1.pri, whole genome shotgun sequence genome:
tttcttctgtctgctgcacTTCCTGCTATATCTTGGGCTGCCACCTCCATCAATATTTCATCACGTCTATATTTCATGAGTCTTTGTCAACTGTTCtaaaactataaaaatgtaCATGTGACTTTATCATGTGAGACTGTACTTCACATGTTataaatgtgcatgcatgtgtggtttTAGGACATGATATACACATGCAGGGCTTTTGgacatttcaaatgtgaatCATTTGGGTTCACATGCTTTCATGAAACTACAGATGATGGggaaatacagcaaaaaaaaagagaagaagattGAGAAAGGAAGAGCTGgtgggagaaggagaaaagagggaaataGGATGAGAAGGCAAGTAGGCTGTTTGACAAAGACTGTTTGACTCCTGCCACGCAAGGGTGCAAAAGAAACAGCTGTGGTCAAAGGAATAAGGAAGCCATCTTGGTCAGCTGTGTGAGACGACACTTCAAAGCAACAGAATGAATTTTCCAAAGCTGTAAAAGCTCATTTAGTCAATTAATTATTCAAGTCCAGTGCTCACTGAGATGAGGTTATGGCTGTGCCCTGCACTGCAGCCCTGACTGCTGCTGAGTCAGGAGTCATCTCATGGCACAGCGTTTGCCCGAATGCATCACATGAATGATTCAAACTGAAATCATGAAACCTATTTGTGTGCACCGACTTGGCCACATTATTAGAGCCGAAGGACATGCTTTGGATGAGGTGGGAGAAGCTGCACAGGTGGCATGAAAAcggctgtgtggctgcagtctCATAATGCCAGACGCCCGAGGGAGAGAACAATCACAACGTCATCatcacatgaacacagcagtTATATAAGCAGCTGTTGTTACACAGCATGACAATATTTCATAATTACCACCACTTACACAGACAAGCACACGACCCATGCACTTTGCTGATATGTGATTGGATACACACTCATGCCAAAAGTCAGTGTTGCTGTAAATTGAGTAGTTGGTGTTTAGATATTAAATGTATCTTACAAATAGTGAGATAAAATCCCGACAAGACATATGTGCCAAGCTGGAGTCCAGTCAAACTGTGCATGTCTTCATTTCCTGCTTCACCAGATTGGATGTTTTTATACTCTCTTTATCTCAATTCGGGGGAATTATGTGATTTTCCACTTCAAGCAAGCTGCTGAGTAGCTCTAACCAAAGAATTAAATTGCCGTCTCCCAGCAGGTTTTTATTGACTGGCCATATGGATTCACACTGACTGGCTGCTGAAATGCTGAATGCAGAGCCGCTACCAACTCTGAGGATGccttcaacacaaacacaagtaaGCAAAGTTGAACTCAACTTCCTGTGACTTTGGGCCAACACTGCTCAGTCATCGCTGCCTTGTGTTTACATGAAGATTAGGCGGGATCATGTTCCTAATCTGACACAGAGCCCCCCCCCAATACACGACATATACAACATATAGTTTCTACATGAGCAGACAAAGCTTTAATGCAGCACCCTCAGCTAATTCTGCTTTCCAAATAAAAAACCTCCAGTATCAGACTTAACTTTCCATCAGTCAAGAACATATCATATTACTGTGCCATTATCAGCCATTTAGCTCCTTTAATGAAAGAGCTGTCTTTGTTAATGGACTCTAGAGACTGTGGCTTTATTCAGCTGCATGCCAGTTGGCTTATTATATCCTCTATAAGAATAACTTGTGCCATTACACAGAAAGCTGGCCTGATTGTTAGTATTTATTAACCAAGgtgcttcacaaaataaacagaagagaAAGTGTCCgattgaaataaaacaaattaggAATGTTAGGTATGGGGATATACCGTATGCATGAGGATGCATGACCATATGTGATGTCAAGGTGAGTGGATGCTTTTTAATGATCAGATTCAATTTCTGGTTGATAATCTTTTAAAGAAAGACTTGCTCTTCATATTAAGCCTGTTAAAACAGCTGATTAGAGTAAAGATAAACCAACAGCTGCATTAACTCTGTCTGCAGTTAAATAGCTGCTAACTTTAGGTTACACTTCAAACATATCATCTtatcatttgcttttttccGCTCTTTTATATTCTGCTTGGTGCCTCTGCTCAGCTCTCCTGCACTTCTTCCTGCTTTAAGCTCTAACCCCTCCCTTTCATAAACTGAAGGGGGCGTGGTTTCAGAATGTAATCGATTCAAGGACATGTCTGGAGCCATGTGTACAATGGCGATGGCTACAGCCCACTGCAGTGTGCTGCTTTATGAATGGGGACCAGCTGCAGCCCTTAGCAAATGAGATGCTCAGCTGACCTGATAGTCGGACATGTCGGGAGCACACAGGaacagctctgcagtcacacactgcacatgcaTCACAGTAGTATTTTATATTATCATAGCAGAAACTGCAGAGTCAAATCTGATTGATGTAATTTAGGATCGATGGGTCTGATTATGATATTTTGCAACAGATTTTCTTATTAATTGTTCAGATAATACAGTgggagaaatgaatgaaaagatgtGGTATAGAGATGTGCGTGATTTTGATACTTAAGTACAGGCAGAGTATTTAGTTTCCATCACAAATGCCTTTATTAACCAttgttttaacaaaataaaggttacattaaaaactaaacagaaaaaTTAAGTACAGCTGTACATGCAAGTGTGGTTAACATTCACTGcaaatggaggaaaaacatggacagcacacagcacagatgaacAGTCACATGACTGCAGATGCTACAACACAAAAGGGGTTGCATAGGATTTACAAAATCAAGAAACTCACTTATATCAACTCAGTGCCATACAATGGTTATAAATAAGACAGATGTAAGTTAGACTTTCCACAgtaagagaaaagagaagggcAAATGGAAAACACCTTGGTTAGTAGCTATTCACAGGAGAAGCTTTCAAACTGTACACATAGTGACCTGCAACCCTGCCTCTTTCCTTGTTCTCACTCAAAGTGCATTAGACCTGCTTTGACTGGGTGTGCTACAATCGTAAGTCGCTCATGATAAAAGTTATCAAACACCAAAGTGCATCTCACCGTGTCGACCTGGCCCAGATATGTGCCTTTGTTTGGTTTCATCCATCTACAATCACATTATTTCTTAGCAAACAAGCACTTGCATTCTTCCAGCTTTGCTTCATATCTCAAAGTAAACTCATTTCAATAAGGCAGTGCACACCCACAGCCGTGCATAAGGGGGTTTCCAATgtaatcatttcattcagaaaCACTGCTCACATGTTggtatatatttcatatttcagggGAAATTCTGCAATACCTCACGGATAAAACATCGTTTTGAGACTGGCATTGCCAGTTTAACATGAAGCCTTATTTTAAATTATCTCGAAGTAaggtttgattttaaaattttataCAATGTGTGCTTTAGAATTCATTCAGTTTGGGCTTATATTTTATCTTTCAACTTCACAGGGTCATCAGACAACAAACCTTTACCATTCACCTCTCTCaattctgcttttaaaatgcttcAGTATACACACAACATAGAACAGTAATAGGAAGACATTCAATatgaaacattaacacaatTACATACACATCTATATATCAGTGAGTTCTGATGCAAAATGTTATGCGTACATTGAGGTGAAAATCTAAACAGAGCATTTTCTCTGTGGCAGGGATGCACCAATAGCATCAGCAAGTTAAACCAAAGAGTCACATGGAATGGAACTTGGAGAAAGCAACATATTCAGACAGTCATTTGTGTCCTGAACTGTACAGTGTTGACGAAACAGAGCAAATTCAAATgttaaaatctaaaaaacacaatctgtgATAACAGTGACTGATTGGTATTGATGCATCTCTCTGTATCCACATCAGTTGCCTCAGCCTGGATAATTACTGCTTTCTGGTATTGCATTGCATGAACGCTTCAACAAAGTTTACACAGACCAAAGCAGACAATATGCCACTGATTCACCAGCACACAGCAAGCTCTGCCACAGCCAGGCCTTTTATATCCACAGTGTAATTAAATAAACAGGTGAGAAAAAAGCAGCTCTGTACATGATAAAGCTGAACGTGGTGAAAGTATTTATCATCTCAACTCTGACTTCAGCAAAACTTCTATTCTCACATCATGTAGAGCATTTCAGCTtcaaaacaaaccatttcagACGTAGACGCGAACATTACTGATGGATTCACAGTGGAGCTGCTCCAAAACCTAAGTGGTTACAGGAATAGTCTTTATCCACATCCTAACCTGATGGCCTCATTAAATGGAAAGCCTCTCTCTGAGGCCACAGTGATGTaaacaaaggacaaagtgaTGCTCAGATCACAGTTGGAGCACAGGAATTAAAAGCACCCTGGCTGTTGTTCCTCCACTTACTGAACTGTAGGCTCAACTCTCTACATGCCCACAAACACTGTTTATAtcaaacaactaaaaaaaaagcctgatgGATATTTGCATTTCGGTAAACTTGTTTGCCTACGTCAATCACTGATCACAAATGATGGAGAGCAGGTTCAGAAGACCACTCCccagtgaataaataaaaaacatatagATGTGACATGGGCGGTTGTCTGAAAAAGGCAGACTGGTTGTGTAACATCAATCAAGGCTTGTGGTATGGAAATTAAGTTGTCTGACAACAGTTTGCAACTTAAGGATggaaatgtgagtgtgtaatgTGGTTCATACCACTTAACTGTGGGGCACAAGGAGCAGCACTAATCTTGCACAGTGGTGACTTAAGATAGAAGCCGGTTAAACACAGTCGTCCGTGTAATAGCTACTTTGTTTGTAGACAACACTGCTCTGTGGAAAACGGAGGTACGCAGTGCAAACAAGAACATTAGAAATGAatatgcattgtgtttttaatattcaaatgtaCAATAATACTTTTCTGTTTGTATCTGCTAGAAAATAATTACTGTGAAAATAACATCTGTCTTATAACGATcagcctgaagaagaagagtctGAGGTAAACCTTGCAAACAGCTACAAGATGCATTGTCCACCAAGTTTGGGGGGTTCATTCAGGAAAAACCGTCCTATCAGAGAGTGTTGAAGCCCATTCTTCTGAAATATAGCCTTTTAGATTTGATGGATATGTGCATGCTGCTGGTAATTTGGGGACTTCCACTTTGAACTCAGGGAGGCCTCCTTGATTTTTGAGTTTGATGAaacatttaatcttttttacATTAATTCAGCAAAAAATGTACAATGGGTGTTAAGTaggttaaaaaaatatatatgtctAGAAGGGCAGGTTTATGACTGAGGATGGTGTCCCTGGATTGGAAGCCAACAGGTATTTGGACACTAGCTAATTCCCAGAACCTGTAGgccttttaaaatgtgaatttatgaTGATAACCATCTAATGCATTTAGTATACTCAATGAAGAAAATACTGTTCAACATTCAACGCACAACGTCCCACATCATGGCTTTTAATAAGGCATTTCTCAATGGCATGACGGTGGGAAATTATAcgttgaatttttttttggaGGAAATGACCAGCAGCAATTTCTGTCAGtcatctcagtgtgtgtgttgccccACCAGCCTGCAGGAGACCACCCCAAGAGTACGATACTAGGTTCGCTTGGCATCCACACCAGCTACAATGTGATGCTCTCTGCTTCCCATTAAGCCAGTAGGTTTGCACACGTTCAACGCAAACAGATCATTTAAACATCCCCATGCCACCAAATCCATTCACAGCATCTCCTGGAAGGAACAGCGATGCCTGAAGTCGGCATTGCCCGGCACGTTTTCTGTGGCACGTGTTCCTACATTACATAACGTGAACATGCCCTCCCAAAGGGCACCAAGCTGTACAGAGCCCTGACATCAAGGCAAATTATCTAACAGCATCCCGCACCGGGCACCTATCAAAGGCTTATACAGTAGTCTTCAACACTCATTCTGCTACCAAAATATTTGATCGTTGTGGGAAATTGTTTTCAGTgtcacagcatgtgtgtgttctgacaatggcagaaaataataatctttAACAGGCTACAGTCTGAACTAAGGTACCCGGGGATCAGTTACGCGCAAGTTACGCACGCAGTGTGCCAGCGCAGACTGCACAGCTCAGATAAAGTGAATCCATCCATTCTCCCATTCCCGTGGCGGGGACATCTTGAACCGGTGACGCCGCACTTTGTAGTTGTTCCCGTTATTATTGTCCCAGAACTCTTGGCCGCCGACACAGTATTTAATTGCAAACTGCAGCGTGCCTCCGTTGTCGAGGTAGGTGGGCATGACGACCTTGAAGCGGAACTTATCGGTGACGCCGTCGCTTGAGCTAGGCACATAGGACGCCAAACTGTCCATAAATGTTATCCAGTTGTTTAGGGAATAACGCAGAGAGACGCTTTTTTCGAAAGCCAGATTCAACACGCGCACAAACCCGGAGAGGCTGAACTCGTCCGTCTCCACGCTCTCCAGCAGGACTTTCACCTCCCTCACTTTCTCCTCAAAGCCGGGTAGTGTGCCGGGGTTGGTGAACTGCAACTCCATGAACACAGACTGCGCGGGGGGGCGGGGGAATTTTGTTTCCAAATGATTAAGGTGGAGGGGTCCCTTGGGTAGTTTTGCCAGTATGCGCTCCGGCACCTCTGGCTCTTCTGTATCGTCAAAGTGCTTCACTGAAGTGAGCTCCAGGCCCAGGGAGTCGGCGAACCGGACCTTCTTCTGACTGGTCGGACTTCTGCTGCGGGAGATCTCTAACTTTGCTCTCTCTGTGGGTGTGGGCAACGACTTGCACCTCCGACGCAGATTTGGACTCTGTGGAGGCTTGAGGAAGATCTCTCTGCCCCGCGGTCTCTCGTCCACCACTGGGCTCTCGATGGGCTCGCAAGTGCCGTTCATCCTGTCCAATTCTTCCCCATCTTCAAGCCGAGGGTTCGCCGCAGCCA
Encoded here:
- the LOC121605112 gene encoding protein phosphatase 1 regulatory subunit 3E; translated protein: MEEESSHTVLVMLPPKNCLPRNYSCIAGLFGSLAAANPRLEDGEELDRMNGTCEPIESPVVDERPRGREIFLKPPQSPNLRRRCKSLPTPTERAKLEISRSRSPTSQKKVRFADSLGLELTSVKHFDDTEEPEVPERILAKLPKGPLHLNHLETKFPRPPAQSVFMELQFTNPGTLPGFEEKVREVKVLLESVETDEFSLSGFVRVLNLAFEKSVSLRYSLNNWITFMDSLASYVPSSSDGVTDKFRFKVVMPTYLDNGGTLQFAIKYCVGGQEFWDNNNGNNYKVRRHRFKMSPPREWENGWIHFI